The following DNA comes from Desulfobacterales bacterium.
TCTGCACGTTTGGTGAGATCAGGAACATCATGCAGGAACTCTAACTGCAATTCCTGGCACAAGTTTCTGCGCAAATAATTATCCGCTACGGCAACCTCATGACCGCGAGCGCTCAAGTGCATGGCAGTGGGCCATCCCAGGTAGCCGTCTCCGCCCAATATCAGTACACGCATTAACGATCCTTTATACTTGCCTATTTAACATCCTAATGATCGGATGCATGCTAACATGTTATCCTATTTATCCAGTTCCAGAAGATGGTGTTTCTGGAGAAACGCAGCCAACTGGGCTTTTGATAGTGGCTGTTCAGTACCCGAGTGGTATGCGCTGGTGACTTCTTTAGATATGATGTCCGGGTATTCAAAATCGATATTTCGGTAGATTTCCCTGAAAGCCGGCAGGACGACAAAATAGCGCGAAAGCTCCCATGAGCGCCTGGTTTCTTCCCTGTTTAACAGCTCTTCATATAACTTTTCACCCGGCTGATGGCCAATAATTTTGACTTCGATATCACTGGCCCGGTGGCCATACACAGGGGCCAGTTTATCAATCATGACTTCAGCCAAATCCTGTATACGGATGGCCGGCATCTTGGTGACGAATACTTCGCCCCCCCGACTCAAGATCCCCGAATCAATGACCAATCGAACCGCCTCTGTGATGCTCATAATGAATCGGGTCATTTCCGGATCGGTCAGCGTCACCGGTCCGCCGCGACGGATTTGATCATGAAAAATGGGAATCACCGAACCGCTGGAGCCCAAGACGTTACCGAATCGCGTGGAGGCAAAAATAGGGCCTGCATCCCGCTGGCTGCTGTTGGCGGCGGTGATTAAGCGTTCGCCCATTAATTTTGATGTCCCCATCACATTGGTCGGGTTGACCGCTTTATCCGAGCTTGTGAAAATAACCCGCTCGACCTTTTTGGCAATCGCTGCATAAATGACGTTTTGAACACCCAGGATGTTGGTCTGCACTGCTTCAAACGGGGATCTTTCACACTGGAGCACATGCTTGAAGGCCGCCGTATGAAAGACCCAATCAATGCCTTTCATTTTGTCGTTGAGTCTGTCGCGATCGCGAACATCCGCCAGGAAAAAGGTCGCCTGATCGTGGCCGCCAAATTGCTGCTCAAGGTCGAACAAATCACTTTCATTGTTGTCAAGGGCGATCAATTCAGCCACGTTTTGCCTGTTTAACAGTTGGTGGACCAACTCTTTGCCGACCGTTCCGCAGGCGCCTGTGACCAAAATACGCGTATGTTTTAGGTCCAATTTGATATCCTTTTCCGGGGATGAAAAACGCTTCGGTTGCGGCTAAATTGATTAAGACTGACGTCCTTGGCGACAGAGCCGCTTGCCGTTTAAAGTGCCGAAACTTAACATTTAAAGCCATAT
Coding sequences within:
- a CDS encoding SDR family NAD(P)-dependent oxidoreductase; protein product: MDLKHTRILVTGACGTVGKELVHQLLNRQNVAELIALDNNESDLFDLEQQFGGHDQATFFLADVRDRDRLNDKMKGIDWVFHTAAFKHVLQCERSPFEAVQTNILGVQNVIYAAIAKKVERVIFTSSDKAVNPTNVMGTSKLMGERLITAANSSQRDAGPIFASTRFGNVLGSSGSVIPIFHDQIRRGGPVTLTDPEMTRFIMSITEAVRLVIDSGILSRGGEVFVTKMPAIRIQDLAEVMIDKLAPVYGHRASDIEVKIIGHQPGEKLYEELLNREETRRSWELSRYFVVLPAFREIYRNIDFEYPDIISKEVTSAYHSGTEQPLSKAQLAAFLQKHHLLELDK